The segment TGGCCTTGCTAGGGTTTTGTGGAGGGAGAGTTCAGTCTGATTCAGACTGGAGAGCAAGATGACGACCCCTCGGCAGCACTACACCGCGGAATTCAAGCAGGAGGCCGTGCGACTGGTCGAAGCCACGGGCAAAAGTTGTGCCCAGATCGCCCGCGACCTCGGCGTCCCTCCTCACTACGTCGTCCGCTGGAAAAAGCGGCAGGAGGTGCAGAAGGCTGCGGGACGCCCCGTGAACACGGGGCGTGGCGTCCCTGCGCGTTCTGAACAGGAAGAACGGATCAAGCATTTGGC is part of the Deinococcus betulae genome and harbors:
- a CDS encoding transposase yields the protein MTTPRQHYTAEFKQEAVRLVEATGKSCAQIARDLGVPPHYVVRWKKRQEVQKAAGRPVNTGRGVPARSEQEERIKHLA